In Actinomycetes bacterium, a genomic segment contains:
- a CDS encoding TIM barrel protein produces MVWTKWSYMDHWVTETPQGPQPPSFNRAYMDRYIKQLSALGFTGFDTFFFYLPFYAGMYGGVPGFERFLRDNGFDKITGIFSAYPSATKYTAPHVRETHDRIVADCTTTLRMCEGLTGVENFIVMPTSTYYQTEPVTDDTIKVVADLWNRVGKLTLEQGIKTTCHFEFWGAIRTREQLDTFFRYTDPELVHFFCDTAQHTIAGVDPVQLFRDYKDRCTGFHFKDTKNVDEHEAYRTPPDPELMAPQVTRWFYEMGEGGLVDFPALMKEIVASGYDGWLTVEHDKAELGGGSYAEATAVAKWYIDNVLAEAEARSELSGSIQGARR; encoded by the coding sequence GTGGTCTGGACCAAGTGGTCGTACATGGATCACTGGGTGACGGAGACGCCGCAGGGGCCGCAGCCCCCGTCGTTCAACCGCGCCTACATGGATCGGTACATCAAGCAGCTGTCGGCCCTGGGCTTCACGGGCTTCGACACCTTCTTCTTCTACCTGCCGTTCTACGCCGGGATGTACGGCGGGGTGCCGGGCTTCGAGCGGTTCCTCCGCGACAACGGGTTCGACAAGATCACCGGGATCTTCTCGGCATACCCCTCGGCGACGAAGTACACGGCGCCGCACGTCCGCGAGACGCACGACCGGATCGTCGCCGACTGCACGACCACGCTGCGCATGTGCGAGGGCCTGACCGGCGTCGAGAACTTCATCGTCATGCCGACGTCGACCTACTACCAGACCGAGCCGGTCACCGACGACACGATCAAGGTCGTGGCCGACCTGTGGAACCGGGTCGGGAAGCTGACCCTCGAGCAGGGCATAAAGACCACCTGCCACTTCGAGTTCTGGGGCGCGATCCGCACCCGCGAGCAGCTCGACACGTTCTTCCGCTACACCGACCCGGAGCTCGTCCACTTCTTCTGCGACACCGCGCAGCACACGATCGCCGGCGTCGACCCGGTTCAGCTGTTCCGCGACTACAAGGACCGCTGTACCGGCTTCCACTTCAAGGACACCAAGAACGTCGACGAGCACGAGGCCTACCGCACGCCGCCGGACCCTGAATTGATGGCGCCCCAGGTGACGCGCTGGTTCTACGAGATGGGCGAGGGCGGGCTCGTCGACTTCCCGGCGCTCATGAAGGAGATCGTCGCCAGCGGCTACGACGGCTGGCTGACCGTTGAGCACGACAAGGCCGAGCTCGGGGGCGGCAGCTACGCGGAGGCCACCGCCGTCGCCAAGTGGTACATCGACAACGTGCTCGCCGAGGCCGAGGCGCGGAGCGAGCTGTCGGGCAGCATCCAGGGGGCACGGCGATGA